Proteins from one Juglans microcarpa x Juglans regia isolate MS1-56 chromosome 6S, Jm3101_v1.0, whole genome shotgun sequence genomic window:
- the LOC121236929 gene encoding pentatricopeptide repeat-containing protein At5g65560-like isoform X1 produces the protein MHGFSRSSLSGFLRTGDGARYRNAAAPISCSSRLFDSVGESESRSRWYSVLSAGRTHVIKYSTQVNLKDTSFPCNQFESTAAAPYVSALPVEKFEFYKRNFDKYLDSLPSSCFITEFPQYLSFVKGVVASTNLPLNVPREILAESQIVQIMRKPIKTSSSIHLRNLLSQSGSHHFRGFSSKPNFSFTPFEDPPPNLVSKICNILSGPQWEKNPQLKTLSPKLKPYHVSKILEIHNDTDSALRFFYWVSNRHFYIRDMSCFISMLNRLVQDRQFAKADHVRILMIKACQNEDELKRAMSYFNEISGTGFEFTLYSFNTLLIQLGKFDMVFVAQDVYYKMLNSRIRPSLLTFNTMINILCKKGKVQEAELVLSKVFQYDMCPDVFTYTSLILGHCRNGNLSAAFEVFDRMMMKGCDPNSVTYSTLINGLCNDGRVDEALDMIEAMIEKGIEPTVYTYTVPITSLCEAGRVNDAIELAGSMRKRGCILNVHTHTALISGLFRAGKHEIAIGIYHKMLRNGLVPSTVTFNALINEFCAGGRFGVALKIFYWMEGHRMALNVQTYNEIIKGFCLLGDVQKAMVLFNKMLNAGPPPTVVTYNTLINGYLKLGNTNNSIRLLELMKESGCEPDEWTYSKLISGFCEGGKLDLASSLFQEMEKRGISPNQVCYTAMISGYCTVGKLDIALTLFEKMEESGCHSSVETYNAIVSGLSKDNRFSEAEKTCIKMAEQGLQPNVITYTSLIDGLCRNGRTELAFKISHEMEKRNCSPNLYTYSLLIYGLCLEGKADDAEGLLEEMERKGLVPDEVTYTSLMDGFVMHGRLDHAFLLLRRMINMGCKPNYRTLCVLLKGLQRECKLLTEKVAAQHEAVYNCSSDERYTNFEVLCNFLTRLSENGCDPTVDTYSTLVTGLCREGRAWEASQLMENMKERGLCPNQEIYDSMLVAHCKNLELDHALKIFNKMTIRVLEPRLSIYKALICALCSASRVEEAQNFFKSMLEKGWNNDEIVWTVLVDGLLKEGQVDPCMKLLHIMEARNCILNSYTYLILARELSKLDKSIETYEISDKLKRT, from the exons ATGCACGGGTTCTCACGAAGCTCTCTCTCCGGTTTCTTGCGGACCGGCGATGGCGCACGTTACAGGAACGCCGCCGCTCCGATTTCCTGCTCCTCACGACTTTTTGATTCC GTGGGAGAGAGTGAGTCCAGGAGTCGTTGGTACTCTGTGTTAAGTGCTGGAAGGACTCATGTCatcaaatattcaactcaagTAAACTTGAAGGACACCTCGTTTCCGTGCAATCAATTTGAGTCCACTGCTGCAGCACCCTATGTGTCGGCCTTACCAGTTGAGAAATTTGAATTCTATAAGAGAAACTTTGACAAATACTTGGATTCATTACCATCTTCATGCTTTATAACAGAG TTCCCGCAATATCTAAGCTTTGTGAAAGGTGTTGTGGCCTCAACGAACCTTCCACTTAATGTCCCGCGTGAGATTCTTGCGGAGAGTCAAATT GTACAAATTATGAGAAAACCGATCAAAACCTCATCTTCTATTCACCTTCGAAACCTCCTTTCTCAATCGGGTTCCCACCATTTTCGCGGATTCTCATCCAAACCCAACTTTTCATTCACACCCTTTGAAGACCCTCCCCCTAATCTAGTCTCCAAAATTTGTAACATCCTCTCTGGTCCCCAATGGGAAAAGAACCCCCAACTCAAAACCTTGAGCCCCAAACTCAAACCCTACCATGTATCCAAGATCCTCGAAATCCATAACGACACAGACTCAGCCTTGCGCTTCTTCTATTGGGTCTCTAACCGGCATTTCTACATACGTGATATGAGCTGTTTTATATCGATGCTCAATAGGCTTGTGCAGGACCGCCAATTTGCAAAAGCAGACCACGTGAGAATCCTTATGATCAAAGCTTGTCAGAATGAAGATGAGCTCAAGCGGGCTATGTCGTATTTCAACGAGATAAGTGGAACTGGTTTTGAATTTACTCTGTATAGCTTCAATACGCTTTTAATTCAGTTGGGAAAATTTGATATGGTTTTTGTAGCACAAGATGTATATTATAAGATGTTGAACAGCAGGATTAGGCCAAGTTTGCTGACATTCAATActatgattaatatattatgtaagaaGGGTAAGGTGCAAGAGGCAGAGTTGGTTTTGAGTAAGGTTTTTCAGTATGATATGTGCCCAGATGTGTTTACATATACATCTTTGATTCTTGGACACTGTAGGAATGGTAATTTGAGTGCAGCTTTTGAGGTTTTTGATAGAATGATGATGAAGGGGTGTGACCCAAATTCCGTTACATACTCAACCCTTATTAATGGCCTTTGCAATGATGGGCGGGTGGACGAGGCATTGGACATGATTGAAGCAATGATTGAGAAAGGTATTGAGCCAACCGTGTATACTTATACGGTTCCAATTACTTCCTTATGTGAAGCTGGGCGTGTGAATGATGCGATTGAGCTGGCGGGAAGTATGAGGAAGAGGGGATGTATTCTTAATGTTCACACACATACAGCATTGATTAGTGGGTTGTTTCGAGCTGGGAAACATGAGATTGCAATTGGGATATACCACAAGATGTTGAGGAATGGTTTGGTTCCAAGCACAGTAACATTTAATGCTTTGATAAATGAGTTTTGTGCTGGAGGAAGATTTGGTGTTgctttgaagattttttattgGATGGAAGGCCATCGTATGGCACTGAATGTTCAAACATACAACGAGATTATAAAAGGATTTTGCTTGCTGGGTGATGTTCAGAAGGCAATGGTCCTTTTCAACAAAATGCTCAATGCTGGTCCCCCTCCAACTGTGGTTACATACAACACACTCATCAATGGGTACCTTAAATTAGGAAACACGAACAATTCTATTAGACTATTGGAATTGATGAAGGAGAGTGGTTGTGAACCAGATGAGTGGACCTACAGCAAACTTATCTCAGGGTTTTGTGAGGGTGGCAAGTTGGATCTTGCATCTAGTCTTTTCCAAGAAATGGAGAAAAGAGGTATTAGTCCAAACCAGGTCTGTTACACTGCTATGATAAGTGGATACTGTACAGTGGGTAAGTTAGATATTGCCCTAACATTGTTTGAGAAGATGGAGGAAAGTGGTTGCCATTCAAGTGTTGAAACCTACAATGCCATTGTCAGTGGGTTGTCCAAAGATAATCGCTTTTCTGAAGCTGAAAAGACTTGTATCAAGATGGCAGAGCAAGGCTTACAGCCAAATGTCATTACCTACACATCTTTGATTGATGGGCTATGTAGAAATGGTAGGACCGAGCTTGCATTCAAGATATCCcatgaaatggaaaaaagaaattgctCACCAAATCTGTACACATATAGTTTACTTATTTATGGGTTATGTCTAGAAGGAAAAGCTGATGATGCGGAGGGGTTACTTGAAGAAATGGAGAGGAAAGGATTGGTTCCCGATGAGGTGACATATACATCACTTATGGACGGTTTTGTTATGCATGGTAGGCTAGATCATGCGTTCTTACTTCTTAGGCGAATGATTAACATGGGCTGCAAACCCAACTACAGAACATTGTGTGTGTTGTTGAAAGGGTTGCAAAGGGAGTGTAAGTTGCTCACAGAAAAGGTTGCGGCACAACATGAAGCAGTGTACAATTGCAGCTCAGATGAGAGATATACCAATTTTGAagttttatgtaatttcttaACTAGATTGTCAGAGAATGGATGTGACCCTACTGTTGATACCTACAGTACTCTGGTGACAGGCTTGTGCAGAGAAGGCAGAGCTTGGGAGGCAAGTCAATTGATGGAAAACATGAAGGAGAGAGGCTTGTGTCCTAATCAAGAAATTTACGACTCAATGCTGGTTGCTCATTGCAAGAACCTAGAACTGGACCATGCTCTGAAAATCTTCAACAAAATGACAATTAGAGTCTTGGAGCCCCGCTTATCGATCTACAAAGCACTTATTTGTGCTCTCTGCAGTGCAAGTCGAGTAGAAGAGGCTCAAAATTTTTTCAAGAGCATGCTTGAGAAAGGATGGAATAATGATGAGATTGTTTGGACAGTATTGGTTGATGGATTGCTGAAGGAAGGGCAAGTAGATCCATGTATGAAGCTTCTGCACATTATGGAGGCCAGAAATTGCATTCTCAATTCTTATACATATTTAATCTTGGCCAGAGAGCTGTCTAAATTAGACAAATCCATTGAAACATATGAAATATCTGACAAGTTAAAAAGGACATAG
- the LOC121236929 gene encoding pentatricopeptide repeat-containing protein At5g65560-like isoform X2 has protein sequence MRKPIKTSSSIHLRNLLSQSGSHHFRGFSSKPNFSFTPFEDPPPNLVSKICNILSGPQWEKNPQLKTLSPKLKPYHVSKILEIHNDTDSALRFFYWVSNRHFYIRDMSCFISMLNRLVQDRQFAKADHVRILMIKACQNEDELKRAMSYFNEISGTGFEFTLYSFNTLLIQLGKFDMVFVAQDVYYKMLNSRIRPSLLTFNTMINILCKKGKVQEAELVLSKVFQYDMCPDVFTYTSLILGHCRNGNLSAAFEVFDRMMMKGCDPNSVTYSTLINGLCNDGRVDEALDMIEAMIEKGIEPTVYTYTVPITSLCEAGRVNDAIELAGSMRKRGCILNVHTHTALISGLFRAGKHEIAIGIYHKMLRNGLVPSTVTFNALINEFCAGGRFGVALKIFYWMEGHRMALNVQTYNEIIKGFCLLGDVQKAMVLFNKMLNAGPPPTVVTYNTLINGYLKLGNTNNSIRLLELMKESGCEPDEWTYSKLISGFCEGGKLDLASSLFQEMEKRGISPNQVCYTAMISGYCTVGKLDIALTLFEKMEESGCHSSVETYNAIVSGLSKDNRFSEAEKTCIKMAEQGLQPNVITYTSLIDGLCRNGRTELAFKISHEMEKRNCSPNLYTYSLLIYGLCLEGKADDAEGLLEEMERKGLVPDEVTYTSLMDGFVMHGRLDHAFLLLRRMINMGCKPNYRTLCVLLKGLQRECKLLTEKVAAQHEAVYNCSSDERYTNFEVLCNFLTRLSENGCDPTVDTYSTLVTGLCREGRAWEASQLMENMKERGLCPNQEIYDSMLVAHCKNLELDHALKIFNKMTIRVLEPRLSIYKALICALCSASRVEEAQNFFKSMLEKGWNNDEIVWTVLVDGLLKEGQVDPCMKLLHIMEARNCILNSYTYLILARELSKLDKSIETYEISDKLKRT, from the coding sequence ATGAGAAAACCGATCAAAACCTCATCTTCTATTCACCTTCGAAACCTCCTTTCTCAATCGGGTTCCCACCATTTTCGCGGATTCTCATCCAAACCCAACTTTTCATTCACACCCTTTGAAGACCCTCCCCCTAATCTAGTCTCCAAAATTTGTAACATCCTCTCTGGTCCCCAATGGGAAAAGAACCCCCAACTCAAAACCTTGAGCCCCAAACTCAAACCCTACCATGTATCCAAGATCCTCGAAATCCATAACGACACAGACTCAGCCTTGCGCTTCTTCTATTGGGTCTCTAACCGGCATTTCTACATACGTGATATGAGCTGTTTTATATCGATGCTCAATAGGCTTGTGCAGGACCGCCAATTTGCAAAAGCAGACCACGTGAGAATCCTTATGATCAAAGCTTGTCAGAATGAAGATGAGCTCAAGCGGGCTATGTCGTATTTCAACGAGATAAGTGGAACTGGTTTTGAATTTACTCTGTATAGCTTCAATACGCTTTTAATTCAGTTGGGAAAATTTGATATGGTTTTTGTAGCACAAGATGTATATTATAAGATGTTGAACAGCAGGATTAGGCCAAGTTTGCTGACATTCAATActatgattaatatattatgtaagaaGGGTAAGGTGCAAGAGGCAGAGTTGGTTTTGAGTAAGGTTTTTCAGTATGATATGTGCCCAGATGTGTTTACATATACATCTTTGATTCTTGGACACTGTAGGAATGGTAATTTGAGTGCAGCTTTTGAGGTTTTTGATAGAATGATGATGAAGGGGTGTGACCCAAATTCCGTTACATACTCAACCCTTATTAATGGCCTTTGCAATGATGGGCGGGTGGACGAGGCATTGGACATGATTGAAGCAATGATTGAGAAAGGTATTGAGCCAACCGTGTATACTTATACGGTTCCAATTACTTCCTTATGTGAAGCTGGGCGTGTGAATGATGCGATTGAGCTGGCGGGAAGTATGAGGAAGAGGGGATGTATTCTTAATGTTCACACACATACAGCATTGATTAGTGGGTTGTTTCGAGCTGGGAAACATGAGATTGCAATTGGGATATACCACAAGATGTTGAGGAATGGTTTGGTTCCAAGCACAGTAACATTTAATGCTTTGATAAATGAGTTTTGTGCTGGAGGAAGATTTGGTGTTgctttgaagattttttattgGATGGAAGGCCATCGTATGGCACTGAATGTTCAAACATACAACGAGATTATAAAAGGATTTTGCTTGCTGGGTGATGTTCAGAAGGCAATGGTCCTTTTCAACAAAATGCTCAATGCTGGTCCCCCTCCAACTGTGGTTACATACAACACACTCATCAATGGGTACCTTAAATTAGGAAACACGAACAATTCTATTAGACTATTGGAATTGATGAAGGAGAGTGGTTGTGAACCAGATGAGTGGACCTACAGCAAACTTATCTCAGGGTTTTGTGAGGGTGGCAAGTTGGATCTTGCATCTAGTCTTTTCCAAGAAATGGAGAAAAGAGGTATTAGTCCAAACCAGGTCTGTTACACTGCTATGATAAGTGGATACTGTACAGTGGGTAAGTTAGATATTGCCCTAACATTGTTTGAGAAGATGGAGGAAAGTGGTTGCCATTCAAGTGTTGAAACCTACAATGCCATTGTCAGTGGGTTGTCCAAAGATAATCGCTTTTCTGAAGCTGAAAAGACTTGTATCAAGATGGCAGAGCAAGGCTTACAGCCAAATGTCATTACCTACACATCTTTGATTGATGGGCTATGTAGAAATGGTAGGACCGAGCTTGCATTCAAGATATCCcatgaaatggaaaaaagaaattgctCACCAAATCTGTACACATATAGTTTACTTATTTATGGGTTATGTCTAGAAGGAAAAGCTGATGATGCGGAGGGGTTACTTGAAGAAATGGAGAGGAAAGGATTGGTTCCCGATGAGGTGACATATACATCACTTATGGACGGTTTTGTTATGCATGGTAGGCTAGATCATGCGTTCTTACTTCTTAGGCGAATGATTAACATGGGCTGCAAACCCAACTACAGAACATTGTGTGTGTTGTTGAAAGGGTTGCAAAGGGAGTGTAAGTTGCTCACAGAAAAGGTTGCGGCACAACATGAAGCAGTGTACAATTGCAGCTCAGATGAGAGATATACCAATTTTGAagttttatgtaatttcttaACTAGATTGTCAGAGAATGGATGTGACCCTACTGTTGATACCTACAGTACTCTGGTGACAGGCTTGTGCAGAGAAGGCAGAGCTTGGGAGGCAAGTCAATTGATGGAAAACATGAAGGAGAGAGGCTTGTGTCCTAATCAAGAAATTTACGACTCAATGCTGGTTGCTCATTGCAAGAACCTAGAACTGGACCATGCTCTGAAAATCTTCAACAAAATGACAATTAGAGTCTTGGAGCCCCGCTTATCGATCTACAAAGCACTTATTTGTGCTCTCTGCAGTGCAAGTCGAGTAGAAGAGGCTCAAAATTTTTTCAAGAGCATGCTTGAGAAAGGATGGAATAATGATGAGATTGTTTGGACAGTATTGGTTGATGGATTGCTGAAGGAAGGGCAAGTAGATCCATGTATGAAGCTTCTGCACATTATGGAGGCCAGAAATTGCATTCTCAATTCTTATACATATTTAATCTTGGCCAGAGAGCTGTCTAAATTAGACAAATCCATTGAAACATATGAAATATCTGACAAGTTAAAAAGGACATAG
- the LOC121236426 gene encoding uncharacterized protein LOC121236426 isoform X2: MLYQDALQGRLKGGKITFREHGVYAQRLTAVGKKVFDGNQVRGKLTRLKGMQRLFTDLLSQTGMGWDPDTKTVVASDECWENAIRVKSKWGRFRTFGCPKYEELCTIFGASVAYGTMQHASTQLPADSDEEWRLDEEMRARRPPALGHRQGLPIDNDGFIDLMGIGSPSVDAVTQSSRRPKTRKKSDFEVQLSEAVEEVKLTQRARRKRYEDQEAVESSKCSKESQPSDGTNGGYDPINHCATLLSELSPRLEPSQLVRAIKELLNPDMRQFFLSLDAAGSDDWARNC, encoded by the exons ATGCTCTACCAGGACGCCCTTCAAGGTAGATTAAAGGGCGGAAAGATAACGTTTAGAGAGCATGGAGTTTATGCACAGCGACTCACCGCTGTTGGGAAGAAAGTGTTTGACGGGAACCAGGTTCGTGGAAAATTGACGAGGTTGAAGGGGATGCAGCGCTTGTTTACCGATTTGTTGAGCCAAACTGGTATGGGTTGGGATCCCGACACAAAGACAGTAGTCGCGAGTGACGAGTGTTGGGAAAATGCCATTAgg GTTAAATCGAAATGGGGGAGGTTTCGTACTTTTGGCTGCCCAAAGTACGAGGAGTTGTGCACCATATTTGGCGCTTCAGTTGCATACGGGACTATGCAACACGCATCAACACAGCTACCCGCAGATAGCGACGAGGAGTGGCGCCTGGATGAGGAGATGCGAGCTCGACGCCCTCCCGCACTAGGCCATCGACAAGGATTGCCCATTGACAATGATGGCTTTATTGACTTGATGGGGATCGGGTCACCTTCAGTCGATGCAGTGACACAATCATCACGTAGGCCGAAGACAAGAAAGAAGAGCGATTTTGAGGTGCAGCTTTCTGAGGCCGTGGAGGAGGTGAAACTGACGCAGAGAGCGAGGCGTAAACGATATGAGGATCAAGAAGCTGTGGAATCATCGAAGTGCAGCAAAGAGTCACAGCCTAGTGATGGGACCAATGGGGGGTATGATCCGATTAATCATTGTGCGACGTTGCTCAGCGAGCTTTCCCCGAGGTTGGAGCCATCCCAACTTGTTCGCGCAATTAAGGAATTACTAAACCCAGATATGCGACAGTTTTTCTTGTCCTTGGATGCTGCAGGGAGCGACGATTGGGCCCGTAATTGTTAA
- the LOC121236426 gene encoding putative nuclease HARBI1 isoform X1, protein MNVNRDADDMFPNVCWTDSSEDDLAIDDLETLAFLVRAGREAQQQLKQPQHNIGLRGHQYILKVLNGNPRNCRELFRIEVDAFRALCNLLRSNSFLKDTRKGLTVEEQIGMFTLVVAAGDEQRIVGQRFQHSTETINAHVRNVMKALCRLGTHLIYPTHTSGVHPTIAGNPRNYPWFEGCIGAIDGTMIDAVVPAEVREAYRNRHGKVAQNVLCVCDLDMKFTFLYTGWEGSSHDARVFIDALSQGRNAFPMPLDGHYYLVDSAYPCTRGFMPPYPRERYHRSDRQGQRGFRGYKDYFNHRHSCIRNVIERTFGVLKSRFRILRLMPGYKVGRQGDLIIACCTLHNFIRMTSPNDWLFEEWRDMELSPSGRAYSNAAISRNHPDMIVESARAMAAIRDDITKRMWEARSGH, encoded by the exons ATGAACGTGAATCGAGATGCAGATGATATGTTCCCTAATGTGTGTTGGACTGATAGTAGTGAAGATGACCTTGCAATTGATGATCTTGAGACACTCGCATTTCTTGTGAGGGCTGGTAGAGAAGCACAACAACAGCTTAAACAGCCACAACACAATATTGGATTACGGggacatcaatatattttgaaagttttgaatggGAATCCAAGAAATTGTCGCGAGTTATTCCGAATTGAGGTTGATGCCTTCCGCGCATTATGCAACTTGTTACGTTCAAATAGTTTTTTGAAGGATACTAGAAAAGGGCTGACCGTCGAGGAACAAATAGGCATGTTCACATTGGTAGTGGCGGCTGGAGACGAACAACGGATTGTGGGGCAGCGATTTCAACATTCAACGGAAACTATTAATGCCCATGTAAGGAACGTTATGAAGGCCCTGTGTAGGCTAGGGACACATCTTATTTACCCAACTCACACATCCGGGGTGCACCCAACAATCGCAGGCAATCCGAGAAATTATCCTTGGTTTGAG GGATGCATTGGTGCAATTGATGGGACCATGATCGACGCTGTTGTACCTGCAGAGGTGCGTGAGGCATATCGCAACCGGCATGGCAAAGTTGCCCAAAACGTATTGTGTGTATGTGACTTGGACATGAAGTTCACATTCCTGTACACTGGTTGGGAGGGAAGCTCGCATGATGCACGTGTATTCATCGATGCATTGTCTCAGGGCCGCAACGCATTTCCAATGCCTCTCGAtg GTCATTATTATCTAGTCGATTCGGCGTACCCATGTACTCGAGGATTTATGCCCCCTTACCCTAGAGAGAGATATCATAGAAGTGACCGTCAGGGTCAGCGGGGATTTAGGGggtataaagattattttaatcatCGTCATTCATGCATTCGTAACGTAATAGAACGTACATTTGGGGTCTTGAAATCACGATTTAGAATTTTAAGACTCATGCCTGGTTATAAAGTTGGGAGGCAAGGGGATCTGATCATTGCATGTTGTACGTTACACAATTTTATTAGAATGACGAGCCCGAATGACTGGTTGTTCGAGGAGTGGAGAGATATGGAGCTCAGTCCAAGCGGTCGTGCATATAGCAACGCCGCAATTTCAAGAAATCATCCTGACATGATCGTCGAATCAGCCCGAGCTATGGCTGCAATTAGGGATGACATTACCAAACGTATGTGGGAAGCTAGGAGTGGTCATTGA
- the LOC121237328 gene encoding phytochrome-interacting ankyrin-repeat protein 2-like, producing MPQEQVGSARRSFSRRRSSRSGVNMDDRGWTLLHIGARKGDVKEVKRLLDEGMDANVAAWGSKSKGVTPLHLAAEGGHLEVMDELLERGANIDARTLGACGWTPLHNAAKERRKEAVKFLIENGAFLAADINDSRFNPPLHYCTGLEWAYDEMVRFRQENSSASETSYSSES from the exons ATGCCCCAGGAGCAGGTGGGTTCTGCTCGTCGGAGCTTTTCGAGAAGGAGGTCGTCGAGATCTGGTGTAAATATGGATGATAGAGGATGGACTCTGCTCCATATTGGTGCTCGTAAAGGTGATGTCAAGGAG GTGAAACGACTTCTTGATGAAGGGATGGATGCGAATGTGGCTGCCTGGGGCTCCAAATCGAAAGGAGTGACCCCCCTCCACCTTGCTGCTGAGGGTGGTCACCTTGAGGTTATGGATGAATTGCTAGAGCGTGGTGCTAACATTGATGCTAGAACTTTGGGTGCTTGTGGTT GGACACCACTTCACAATGCAGCTAAAGAAAGGAGGAAGGAAGCAGTGAAATTCCTGATAGAGAATGGTGCATTCTTGGCAGCTGACATCAATGACAGCAGATTTAATCCACCGCTCCATTACTGCACTGGTCTTGAGTGGGCTTATGATGAGATGGTGCGCTTTAGGCAAGAGAACTCATCAGCTAGTGAGACCTCCTACAGCTCAGAGAGCTGA